From one Variovorax sp. PBL-H6 genomic stretch:
- a CDS encoding sigma-54 interaction domain-containing protein has protein sequence MSKQQRDIAQELQQVRQTCRDFEDILRNSFDGIFVADGDGMTLFVNEGCERNYGVKASQLIGQHVSEFERKGWIRPVIAGKVAQSKRRISTTQQTHEGKTIMVTGIPLLDEQGRVRRVIINSRDMTELVNLQQVLAQAKENLQRVDSEIAALRNQALKFDGVVLQSPAMQRLAELAVRVAKVNSTVLLTGESGVGKEVVTRLIHTESPRAKGPFIKINCGALPRELLETELFGYEPGAFTGAQRQGKHGLIELAAEGTLFLDEIGEMAPDLQVKLLTVLQDRVVTRVGGTRALPVDVRVIAATNRDLKEMVAQRSFRSDLYYRLNVVPIHVPPLAERREDILPLIHHFSAEFCRQYALERRISERVLRRLHDYRWPGNVRELRNVVERLVVTSPQPLIGLQDLDGVLSADAEGISGRGSLREQLERFESGLLEEAMRAHGSTRGVAKALGISQSSVVRKLRIPRSAA, from the coding sequence ATGAGCAAGCAGCAACGCGACATCGCGCAAGAGCTCCAGCAAGTTCGGCAAACCTGTCGCGACTTCGAGGACATCCTGCGCAACTCCTTCGACGGGATCTTCGTCGCAGACGGCGACGGCATGACGCTCTTCGTCAACGAGGGGTGCGAGCGAAACTATGGCGTGAAGGCCTCGCAGCTGATCGGCCAGCATGTTTCCGAATTCGAAAGAAAAGGCTGGATACGGCCGGTGATCGCCGGCAAGGTCGCGCAGTCGAAGCGGCGTATCAGCACGACGCAGCAGACGCATGAGGGCAAGACCATCATGGTGACCGGCATCCCGCTGCTGGACGAGCAGGGTCGGGTGCGGCGCGTCATCATCAATTCACGGGACATGACCGAGCTTGTCAACCTCCAGCAGGTCCTCGCTCAAGCCAAGGAGAACCTGCAGCGGGTCGACAGCGAGATCGCCGCATTGCGGAATCAGGCACTCAAGTTCGACGGCGTGGTGCTGCAGAGCCCCGCCATGCAACGCCTGGCGGAACTGGCGGTGCGCGTCGCCAAGGTGAATTCCACGGTGCTGCTGACGGGAGAGTCGGGAGTCGGCAAAGAGGTCGTGACGCGCCTGATCCACACCGAGAGCCCGCGCGCGAAAGGCCCGTTCATCAAGATCAACTGCGGGGCGCTGCCGCGCGAGCTGCTGGAGACGGAGCTGTTCGGCTACGAGCCGGGCGCGTTCACCGGCGCACAGCGTCAGGGCAAGCACGGGCTGATCGAACTGGCCGCGGAGGGAACGCTGTTCCTCGACGAGATCGGCGAGATGGCCCCGGACCTTCAGGTCAAGTTGCTCACGGTGCTGCAGGATCGTGTCGTGACTCGCGTGGGCGGCACGCGCGCGCTGCCGGTCGACGTGCGGGTGATTGCCGCGACCAACCGCGATCTCAAGGAGATGGTGGCGCAGCGAAGCTTCCGCAGCGACCTGTACTACCGGCTCAATGTGGTGCCGATCCATGTTCCGCCGCTGGCGGAACGACGCGAGGACATCCTTCCACTCATCCATCATTTCTCCGCCGAGTTCTGCAGGCAGTACGCCTTGGAGCGCCGAATCTCCGAGCGGGTGCTGCGCCGACTTCACGACTACCGATGGCCGGGCAATGTGCGCGAACTCCGGAATGTCGTCGAGCGCCTGGTGGTGACAAGCCCGCAGCCCTTGATCGGGCTGCAGGACCTCGACGGCGTGCTGTCGGCGGACGCCGAGGGCATCTCGGGCCGCGGCTCGCTGCGTGAACAGCTCGAGCGTTTCGAATCCGGCCTGCTCGAAGAGGCGATGCGCGCGCATGGCAGCACGCGCGGCGTGGCCAAGGCGTTGGGAATCAGTCAGTCGAGCGTCGTGCGCAAGCTCAGGATCCCTCGCAGTGCCGCCTGA
- a CDS encoding RluA family pseudouridine synthase: MCSLAVIHEDAHLLVLDKPAGLLCVPGRGDDKQDCLSARAQARWPDALVVHRLDMATSGLVLMARSPAMQRALGDAFARRRVRKRYEAIVDGPMPLSQEWSLIDAPLMADWPNRPMQKIDARDGKPSLTRWRVKRLLPDRDASHLWLEPLTGRSHQLRVHLLSIGHPILGDTLYGSEDVQRRAERLLLHASELEFAHPADGRVLRFESPPPFAGMVSS, translated from the coding sequence ATGTGCTCGCTCGCCGTGATCCACGAAGATGCCCACCTGCTGGTGCTCGACAAGCCCGCCGGTCTCCTGTGCGTGCCCGGCCGCGGCGACGACAAGCAGGACTGCCTCAGCGCCCGCGCACAGGCGCGCTGGCCCGACGCACTGGTGGTGCACCGCCTCGACATGGCCACGAGCGGGCTGGTGCTCATGGCGCGAAGTCCCGCGATGCAGCGCGCGCTCGGCGATGCCTTTGCCCGACGCCGTGTGCGCAAGCGCTACGAGGCGATTGTCGACGGGCCGATGCCGCTGTCGCAGGAGTGGTCGCTGATCGACGCGCCGCTCATGGCCGACTGGCCCAATCGCCCGATGCAGAAGATCGATGCACGGGACGGCAAGCCCAGCCTGACACGCTGGCGTGTGAAGCGCCTCCTGCCCGATCGCGATGCGAGCCACCTTTGGCTGGAGCCGCTGACCGGCCGCAGCCACCAGCTGCGCGTGCACCTGCTGTCGATCGGCCATCCGATCCTCGGCGACACCCTCTATGGCAGCGAGGACGTGCAGCGGCGCGCGGAGCGGCTGCTGCTGCATGCGAGTGAACTCGAATTTGCCCATCCGGCCGATGGCCGGGTGCTGCGCTTCGAGAGTCCGCCGCCTTTCGCGGGAATGGTCAGTTCGTAG
- a CDS encoding MFS transporter: MRMWTARLFGTAGSQMLLVAIGWHMYELTGSAWDLGLVGLYQFVPALLLALLAGHVVDRRHRGRIVAACFAVQGLVALVLLLAVQGRHDSRALLLGLSLVLGAVRAFQMPAQQALTPLLVPPLMLPRAMAFSSAGMQGAVIGGPALGGLLFAAGTGVVYGAGLLFFAVGSLLVMQVRYDHAPPPREPVSLSTVLAGVDFIWHRKPVLGAVSLDLFAVLLGGAVALLPIFAKDILHTGPWGLGLLRSAPAVGALAASILLTRQPIERRVGRALLIAVAAFGVCMIVFGLSRSFFVSLLALAVSGAADMVNVVIRQTLVQLETPDAMRGRVSAVNSIFIGASNQLGEFESGATAALLGPVGSVVLGGVGTVLVAVAWFRLFPSLASRDRLVKPVD, encoded by the coding sequence ATGCGGATGTGGACCGCGCGGCTCTTCGGCACCGCGGGCAGCCAGATGCTGCTGGTCGCGATCGGCTGGCACATGTACGAGCTGACCGGCAGCGCCTGGGACCTCGGGCTGGTGGGGCTCTACCAGTTCGTGCCGGCCTTGCTGCTGGCGCTCCTGGCGGGGCACGTGGTCGACCGCCGTCATCGAGGCCGCATCGTCGCCGCGTGCTTCGCGGTGCAGGGGTTGGTGGCACTCGTGCTGCTGCTTGCCGTTCAGGGCCGCCACGACTCGCGTGCGCTGCTGCTCGGGCTGTCGCTGGTGCTGGGCGCGGTACGCGCCTTCCAGATGCCGGCGCAGCAGGCCTTGACGCCGCTGCTCGTGCCGCCGCTGATGCTGCCGCGGGCCATGGCCTTCAGCTCGGCGGGCATGCAGGGCGCGGTCATCGGCGGCCCGGCTCTGGGCGGCCTGCTGTTCGCAGCTGGCACCGGCGTGGTCTATGGTGCCGGCCTGCTCTTCTTCGCGGTGGGCAGCCTGCTGGTGATGCAGGTGCGCTACGACCATGCGCCGCCGCCGCGCGAGCCGGTGTCGCTTTCGACCGTGCTGGCGGGCGTGGACTTCATCTGGCACCGGAAGCCGGTGCTCGGCGCAGTCTCGCTCGACCTGTTCGCGGTGCTGCTCGGCGGCGCGGTGGCGCTGCTGCCGATCTTCGCCAAGGACATCCTGCACACGGGGCCGTGGGGACTGGGGCTGTTGCGCAGCGCGCCCGCGGTGGGCGCGCTCGCGGCGTCGATCCTGCTCACGCGGCAGCCCATCGAGCGCCGCGTAGGGCGCGCGCTGTTGATCGCCGTGGCCGCATTCGGCGTCTGCATGATCGTGTTCGGGCTGTCGCGCAGCTTCTTCGTGTCGCTGCTCGCGCTGGCCGTGTCGGGCGCAGCCGACATGGTCAACGTCGTGATCCGGCAGACGCTGGTGCAGCTGGAGACGCCGGATGCGATGCGCGGTCGGGTGAGCGCCGTCAATTCGATCTTCATCGGCGCCAGCAACCAGCTGGGCGAGTTCGAATCTGGTGCCACGGCGGCACTGCTGGGGCCGGTGGGCTCGGTGGTGCTGGGCGGCGTCGGCACCGTGCTGGTGGCGGTGGCCTGGTTCCGGCTGTTTCCGTCACTGGCGTCGCGCGACCGGCTGGTGAAGCCCGTGGACTAG
- a CDS encoding 2Fe-2S iron-sulfur cluster-binding protein yields MSTGAPHATARIEPGGFSFDTEAGRTLLQSAEAAGIELPSSCRNGTCRTCICRLLDGDVRYRVEWPGLSREEKAEGWILPCVAEPLGDVTVDAPLAFSHF; encoded by the coding sequence ATGAGCACGGGCGCGCCGCACGCCACGGCGCGGATCGAGCCCGGTGGCTTCAGCTTCGACACGGAAGCCGGTCGCACGCTGCTGCAATCCGCCGAGGCTGCCGGCATCGAGCTGCCCAGCTCCTGCCGCAATGGCACCTGCCGCACCTGCATCTGCAGGCTGCTCGACGGCGACGTGCGCTACCGCGTCGAATGGCCCGGCCTCAGCCGGGAAGAGAAGGCCGAGGGCTGGATCCTGCCCTGCGTGGCGGAGCCGTTGGGCGACGTGACCGTGGACGCTCCTCTGGCCTTCTCGCATTTCTAG
- a CDS encoding GNAT family N-acetyltransferase — protein MPDYEIRPATLRDAKAIAEVHVASARAAYAGILPEDQLRALAPSTREAKWREAIEFSEPQVHVAVLGDEVAGFVGFDRSRDPKTPSSTGEIWALYVKPEHWGKGVGVALWDAARDGLEEEGCTLVTVWVPLRNDRALRFYELAGFKREMKTAKTTSLGDTKIEEIRLKRNVV, from the coding sequence ATGCCTGACTACGAAATCCGCCCCGCCACGCTGCGCGATGCCAAAGCCATCGCCGAAGTCCACGTTGCCTCCGCCCGTGCCGCCTATGCCGGGATCCTGCCCGAAGACCAGTTGCGCGCCCTTGCACCCTCCACGCGCGAGGCCAAGTGGCGCGAAGCCATCGAGTTCAGCGAGCCGCAGGTGCACGTGGCCGTGCTGGGCGACGAGGTTGCAGGCTTCGTCGGCTTCGACCGTTCGCGCGATCCCAAGACACCCTCGAGCACCGGCGAGATCTGGGCGCTCTACGTCAAGCCCGAGCACTGGGGCAAGGGCGTGGGCGTGGCCCTTTGGGATGCCGCGCGCGACGGCCTCGAGGAAGAGGGTTGCACGCTGGTCACGGTGTGGGTGCCGCTGCGCAACGACCGCGCGCTGCGCTTCTACGAGCTGGCCGGCTTCAAGCGCGAGATGAAGACTGCCAAGACGACTTCTTTGGGCGACACCAAGATCGAGGAGATCCGCCTCAAGCGAAACGTCGTCTGA
- a CDS encoding DUF808 domain-containing protein, which translates to MASSLLLLLDDIATVLDDVSVLTKVAAKKTAGVLGDDLALNAQQVSGVKADRELPVVWAVCKGSFVNKAILVPAALLIGTWLPWLVTPLLMIGGAFLCFEGCEKLAHKFLHKDEHDADLLRHEQALADPTVDVVAIEKGKIKGAVRTDFILSAEIIAITLGTVQGQTFTTQLTVLVGIALIMTIGVYGLVAGIVKLDDAGLYLSRREGGASQALGRGILAAAPWLMKALSVAGTAAMFLVGGGILVHGVPALGHAVEAWAVGAGAVAGGLGSMGVSAGVGIVAGAIVLAAVELAKKAFGKKAVGKNA; encoded by the coding sequence ATGGCCTCCAGTCTTCTGCTCCTGCTCGACGACATTGCCACCGTTCTCGACGACGTTTCCGTTCTCACCAAGGTTGCCGCCAAGAAGACCGCGGGCGTGCTGGGCGACGACCTGGCGCTGAACGCGCAGCAGGTGTCGGGCGTGAAGGCCGATCGCGAGCTGCCGGTGGTATGGGCAGTGTGCAAGGGCTCCTTCGTCAACAAGGCGATCCTGGTGCCCGCGGCGCTGCTCATCGGCACCTGGCTGCCCTGGCTCGTGACGCCGCTGCTGATGATCGGCGGCGCCTTCCTGTGTTTCGAGGGGTGCGAGAAACTGGCGCACAAGTTCCTGCACAAGGACGAGCACGACGCCGACCTCTTGCGCCATGAGCAGGCGCTGGCCGATCCGACCGTCGACGTCGTCGCGATCGAGAAGGGCAAGATCAAGGGCGCGGTGCGCACCGACTTCATCCTGTCCGCAGAGATCATCGCCATCACCCTGGGTACGGTGCAGGGCCAGACCTTCACCACGCAGCTGACGGTGCTGGTCGGCATCGCGCTGATCATGACCATCGGCGTCTATGGCCTGGTGGCCGGCATCGTGAAGCTCGACGACGCGGGGCTCTACCTGAGCCGCCGCGAAGGCGGCGCCTCGCAGGCGCTGGGCCGCGGCATCCTGGCGGCGGCGCCCTGGCTCATGAAGGCGCTTTCCGTCGCCGGCACTGCCGCCATGTTCCTGGTGGGCGGCGGCATCCTGGTGCACGGGGTGCCGGCGCTCGGCCACGCGGTCGAGGCCTGGGCGGTGGGCGCCGGCGCCGTGGCGGGTGGCCTGGGCTCGATGGGCGTCAGCGCGGGCGTCGGCATCGTGGCCGGTGCCATCGTGCTGGCGGCGGTCGAGCTTGCGAAGAAGGCTTTCGGCAAGAAGGCGGTCGGCAAGAACGCTTAG
- the mnmH gene encoding tRNA 2-selenouridine(34) synthase MnmH produces the protein MRGPAPVRVDDRGRFDTLIDARSPSEYAIDHIPGAINCPVLDNEERRIVGTLYKQQGAFEARRVGGAMVAANLARHLRERFSDRPADWKPLVYCWRGGLRSGSMVTWLRLVGWDAQQLAGGYKSWRRHVITQLDTLCPQLDLRVLCGATGSAKTRVLQAMARQGRQVLDLEGLAAHKGSLLGALPGTPQPSQTALETRIAELLERIDPGQPLYLEGESRRIGRLDVPLPLVKHMRASRCIEIVAAPEVRLAYLLRDYAYLGDDPEALSRQLGLLKELHGKAVIGRWQQWAAAGELPALFAELTTLHYDPAYRRSQASHFERWAERQTVTADDLSDAAIEALARRVAELG, from the coding sequence ATGCGCGGACCCGCACCCGTGCGTGTAGACGATCGGGGTCGCTTCGACACGCTGATCGACGCGCGTTCACCGAGCGAGTACGCCATCGACCACATTCCCGGCGCCATCAACTGCCCGGTGCTCGACAACGAGGAACGCCGCATCGTCGGCACGCTCTACAAGCAACAGGGCGCCTTCGAGGCACGCCGCGTCGGAGGCGCGATGGTGGCGGCGAACCTCGCGCGCCACCTGAGGGAGCGCTTCTCGGACCGGCCGGCCGACTGGAAGCCCCTGGTCTATTGCTGGCGCGGCGGCCTGCGAAGCGGCTCGATGGTGACCTGGCTGCGCCTGGTGGGCTGGGACGCGCAACAGCTCGCCGGCGGCTACAAGAGCTGGCGGCGCCACGTGATCACCCAGTTGGACACGCTCTGCCCGCAGCTCGACCTGCGCGTGCTGTGCGGCGCCACCGGCAGCGCCAAGACGCGCGTGCTGCAGGCGATGGCGCGCCAGGGGCGGCAGGTGCTCGACCTCGAGGGCTTGGCCGCGCACAAGGGCTCGCTGCTGGGCGCCCTGCCCGGCACCCCGCAACCGTCGCAGACGGCTTTGGAAACCCGCATCGCCGAGCTGCTGGAACGGATCGATCCCGGGCAGCCGCTCTACTTGGAAGGTGAGAGCCGGCGCATCGGCCGCCTCGATGTTCCGCTCCCCTTGGTCAAGCACATGCGGGCGAGCCGCTGCATCGAGATCGTGGCCGCGCCCGAGGTCCGCCTGGCTTACCTGCTGCGCGACTACGCCTACCTCGGCGACGATCCCGAGGCGCTGTCACGCCAGCTCGGACTGCTGAAGGAACTGCACGGCAAGGCCGTGATCGGCCGCTGGCAGCAGTGGGCGGCCGCGGGCGAGCTCCCAGCGCTGTTCGCCGAGCTGACCACGCTGCACTACGACCCGGCCTACCGGCGCTCGCAGGCCAGCCATTTCGAGCGGTGGGCCGAGCGGCAGACCGTGACGGCCGACGATCTCTCCGACGCCGCCATCGAGGCGCTGGCGCGGCGGGTGGCGGAGCTGGGTTAG
- a CDS encoding autotransporter family protein, whose product MNRVFQVVWNPNLGLWSVASELARGLGKSTTQASAVAVVLLSIAGTAAADCAGPSGGAIACTAGTPQTFVVIGGYDATPGGTVDVQPGAVISTTDLPAISMGDNGTIRVQRGATVENNAAPGATGHYGTGANTIEFRAGTTLTIEEGARVLSNGTAHDAEAINAHGSGNLIVNHGEVRSQAGGAAIWLEPSGGSNTVVNGATGVIEYKGAAGDNILGVSGSMAVDFTNQGRLIGSLNFAGGDDALHVHTGSSITGGIDGGSGNNLLTLDGTGTDTFAHAFSNFQTLVKRDAGTWTFSNALPGSGITSTRVAAGTLILGADASSYTGSMTVDAGGTLQTPAEFAPLAITDNGVVRFAQPTDAAYAGLVSGSGGIEKTGAGQLVLSGTNAYSGATTVVAGTLKAGAAGIFSADSAHTVAAGATLDTGGFDQRVAALHNAGTVSLLSASAGSTLTVTGAYVGQGGTLNLGMVLGGSNSLSDRLVLSGSGASASGHTTLRITNLGGLGALTTGNGIEVVSARNGATTTAQTTRDAFTLANGHVDAGAYEYRLHAADAQGAGENWYLRSTTSVQPPGTPSAPVTPVAPVTPAESAGPAAPADGAEPANPAGPSDPLITVKLPLVLAEVPTYRAEVPLFAALPAQLRQADVAMLGNLHRRIGDEDAAAAGSDPAPRRSWARAVYGDLNIRQDGIAAAQSRGHVSGLQAGTDLLATGNWRAGVYAGFLDGGADVSGNARGTFGRVGSNDLRSRYLGAYATWMDGSGLYADAVVQGGSHRYTVRPDGNASVAGKGDSFTASIETGKAFALTERWTLEPQAQLIYQRAHFDAVPIAGAIVRQDADAGWIGRLGVRIKGDFATGAGRLQPYARLNLYRANAGADVAEFVGPAGSTRFATASGYSAAELAGGFTLALTPAASLYGELGRVFAVGGDARNKSPVQGSVGVKLRW is encoded by the coding sequence ATGAATCGCGTTTTCCAGGTGGTCTGGAACCCGAACCTGGGGCTGTGGTCGGTGGCTTCCGAACTGGCCCGAGGGCTGGGCAAATCCACCACGCAGGCATCGGCTGTTGCGGTGGTACTGCTGAGCATTGCCGGCACTGCGGCCGCCGATTGCGCTGGTCCCAGCGGCGGCGCCATCGCCTGCACCGCCGGCACACCCCAGACCTTCGTCGTGATCGGCGGCTACGACGCCACGCCCGGCGGCACGGTGGACGTGCAGCCCGGCGCCGTGATCAGCACCACCGACCTGCCCGCCATCAGCATGGGCGACAACGGAACCATCCGGGTGCAACGCGGCGCGACGGTCGAGAACAACGCCGCGCCCGGCGCGACCGGCCATTACGGCACGGGCGCCAACACCATCGAATTCCGCGCCGGCACCACGCTCACGATCGAGGAGGGCGCCAGGGTGCTCTCCAACGGCACCGCACATGATGCGGAAGCGATCAACGCGCATGGCAGCGGCAACCTCATCGTCAATCACGGCGAGGTGCGCTCGCAGGCCGGCGGCGCGGCCATCTGGCTCGAGCCCTCGGGCGGTTCGAACACGGTGGTCAACGGCGCGACCGGCGTCATCGAGTACAAGGGCGCGGCGGGCGACAACATCCTCGGCGTGTCCGGCAGCATGGCCGTCGATTTCACGAACCAGGGCCGGCTGATCGGCTCGCTGAACTTCGCCGGCGGCGACGATGCGCTGCATGTGCACACCGGCTCCTCGATCACCGGCGGCATCGATGGCGGCAGCGGCAACAACCTGCTGACGCTCGATGGCACGGGCACCGACACCTTCGCGCACGCTTTCTCGAACTTCCAGACCTTGGTGAAGCGCGACGCGGGCACCTGGACTTTCAGCAATGCGCTGCCGGGTTCGGGCATCACCAGCACGCGCGTGGCCGCGGGCACGCTGATCCTGGGCGCCGACGCCAGCAGCTACACCGGCAGCATGACGGTGGATGCAGGCGGCACGCTGCAGACACCGGCCGAGTTTGCGCCGCTTGCGATCACCGACAACGGCGTGGTGCGCTTCGCCCAGCCGACCGATGCCGCCTACGCCGGCCTGGTGTCCGGCAGCGGCGGCATCGAGAAGACGGGCGCGGGGCAGCTGGTCCTCTCCGGCACCAATGCCTACAGCGGCGCGACCACGGTGGTGGCCGGGACGCTGAAGGCCGGCGCTGCGGGCATCTTCAGCGCCGACTCCGCGCACACCGTGGCGGCAGGCGCCACGCTCGACACCGGCGGCTTCGACCAGCGCGTGGCCGCGCTGCACAACGCCGGCACGGTGAGCCTGCTGAGCGCCAGCGCCGGCAGCACGCTCACTGTCACCGGCGCCTACGTGGGGCAGGGCGGCACGCTGAACCTGGGCATGGTGCTCGGCGGCAGCAACAGCCTGAGCGATCGCCTGGTGCTCAGCGGCTCCGGCGCCAGCGCCAGCGGGCACACGACGCTGCGCATTACCAATCTCGGCGGCCTGGGCGCGCTGACGACGGGCAACGGCATCGAGGTGGTGAGCGCGCGCAACGGCGCCACCACCACCGCCCAGACGACGCGGGACGCCTTCACCCTTGCCAACGGCCATGTGGACGCCGGTGCCTACGAGTACCGGCTCCACGCCGCCGATGCGCAGGGCGCGGGCGAGAACTGGTACCTGCGTTCCACGACAAGCGTGCAGCCGCCGGGCACACCGAGCGCGCCAGTGACGCCCGTCGCACCCGTCACGCCTGCAGAGTCCGCCGGCCCCGCGGCCCCTGCCGACGGGGCGGAACCTGCCAATCCCGCGGGCCCGTCCGACCCTCTCATCACCGTCAAACTGCCATTGGTTCTCGCGGAGGTGCCGACCTACCGCGCCGAAGTGCCGCTGTTCGCCGCGCTGCCGGCGCAGTTGCGCCAGGCCGATGTCGCGATGCTCGGCAACCTGCATCGCCGCATCGGCGACGAGGATGCGGCCGCGGCGGGCAGCGACCCCGCGCCGCGCCGCTCGTGGGCGCGAGCGGTCTACGGCGATCTGAACATTCGCCAGGACGGGATCGCCGCGGCGCAAAGCCGGGGCCATGTGAGCGGCCTGCAGGCAGGCACCGACCTGCTGGCTACCGGCAACTGGCGTGCCGGCGTCTATGCGGGCTTCCTGGACGGCGGCGCCGACGTGAGCGGCAATGCGCGCGGGACCTTCGGGCGGGTCGGCTCCAACGACCTGCGCTCGCGCTATCTCGGCGCCTACGCCACCTGGATGGATGGCAGCGGGCTCTATGCCGACGCCGTGGTCCAGGGCGGCAGCCATCGCTATACCGTGCGGCCCGACGGCAACGCCAGTGTGGCCGGCAAGGGCGACAGCTTCACGGCCTCGATCGAAACCGGCAAAGCGTTTGCGCTGACGGAACGCTGGACCCTCGAGCCGCAGGCGCAACTGATCTACCAGCGGGCGCACTTCGACGCCGTGCCCATCGCCGGCGCCATCGTGCGCCAGGATGCCGATGCCGGCTGGATCGGGCGCCTGGGCGTGCGCATCAAGGGCGATTTCGCCACCGGCGCAGGCCGGCTCCAGCCCTATGCGCGGCTGAACCTGTACCGCGCGAACGCAGGCGCCGACGTCGCCGAATTCGTCGGCCCGGCGGGCTCGACCCGCTTCGCCACGGCCAGCGGCTACAGCGCGGCCGAGCTGGCGGGTGGCTTCACGCTGGCGCTGACGCCCGCTGCCAGTCTCTACGGCGAGCTGGGGCGCGTCTTCGCTGTCGGCGGCGATGCCAGGAACAAGTCCCCGGTGCAGGGCTCGGTCGGCGTGAAGCTGCGCTGGTAG